The Deltaproteobacteria bacterium genome window below encodes:
- a CDS encoding DUF2442 domain-containing protein, translating into MPRPVRIATVEPLEGFRVRLEFTDGTTREVDLQPYLHGPVFEPIRSDLQVFRSVKVDARMGTIVWDNGADIDPDVLYKGLTPAWMEGEQIPEDDRASRAG; encoded by the coding sequence ATGCCACGGCCAGTACGCATCGCCACTGTCGAACCGCTGGAAGGTTTCCGGGTACGGCTAGAGTTTACCGACGGTACGACAAGAGAAGTTGACCTTCAGCCCTACCTGCACGGCCCCGTCTTTGAACCGATCAGAAGTGACCTACAGGTGTTTCGCTCGGTGAAGGTTGACGCTCGGATGGGCACCATCGTGTGGGACAACGGAGCCGATATTGACCCGGATGTATTGTATAAAGGGTTGACGCCAGCCTGGATGGAAGGGGAACAAATTCCTGAAGATGATAGGGCTTCACGCGCAGGCTAA
- a CDS encoding IS110 family transposase: protein MQSWRWAPVVEALQALRGVQFTTAVTLIAELGDFTRFANLRQLMSYLGLTPSEHTSGERHRQGAITKTGNAHARRVLVEGAWAYRYPAKVSRHLQLRLEKVPKAIQDISWKAQVRLCKRYRRLVARGKQVNQVVAAIAREMAAFVWAIAQEVAVAH from the coding sequence GTGCAGAGCTGGCGCTGGGCACCGGTCGTCGAAGCCCTTCAAGCCCTGCGCGGTGTGCAGTTCACCACCGCCGTCACTCTGATTGCGGAGCTGGGGGATTTTACCCGCTTTGCGAATCTGCGGCAGCTCATGAGCTATCTGGGCCTCACTCCCAGTGAACACACCAGTGGCGAGCGGCACCGCCAAGGCGCGATTACCAAGACTGGCAACGCGCATGCCCGCCGTGTCCTCGTGGAAGGCGCTTGGGCTTACCGCTACCCAGCCAAGGTCAGTCGCCACCTCCAACTCCGCCTCGAGAAGGTACCCAAGGCGATCCAGGATATTAGTTGGAAGGCCCAGGTGCGCCTCTGCAAGCGCTACCGCCGCTTGGTCGCTCGGGGCAAACAGGTCAACCAAGTCGTCGCGGCGATCGCCCGCGAGATGGCGGCCTTCGTCTGGGCCATCGCCCAGGAGGTGGCCGTGGCGCACTAA
- a CDS encoding TetR/AcrR family transcriptional regulator, which yields MSKANASSGAGEPTMSRREVIEEHLLEVAAKRFASAGYRQTTLEEIAHNAGVAKASMYRYFENKQELLAKIFIKVSNTFASGIQPLLTAALTPEEKLRRAIQELLRTIGENVALFTVFYSEEADLPPRLRAEITEARQRFVANLERILNEGMAQGAFRQLDAKLVVYAIIGMCAWLHKWYTPGEASLDEVSVAFVGLIERGCLATRGAEHKDRLADRLRHVQSLVGDLAECADRMESAKSAHRR from the coding sequence ATGAGTAAAGCGAATGCAAGCTCGGGAGCTGGAGAGCCGACGATGTCTCGTCGGGAAGTGATTGAAGAACATTTGTTGGAAGTCGCGGCAAAGCGGTTTGCCAGCGCCGGATATCGGCAAACGACGTTGGAGGAAATTGCCCACAACGCCGGAGTCGCAAAAGCGTCGATGTACCGGTATTTCGAGAACAAGCAGGAGCTGTTGGCTAAGATCTTCATTAAAGTCAGCAACACCTTTGCCAGCGGCATACAACCCCTCCTGACCGCCGCTTTAACGCCGGAAGAGAAACTCCGGCGCGCCATCCAGGAACTCTTGCGCACGATCGGCGAGAATGTCGCGCTCTTCACTGTTTTCTACAGTGAAGAAGCGGATTTACCGCCGCGGCTGCGCGCGGAAATCACCGAGGCCCGGCAACGGTTCGTGGCCAATTTAGAAAGAATCCTCAATGAGGGGATGGCGCAGGGAGCGTTTCGGCAGCTTGACGCGAAACTCGTCGTCTACGCGATTATCGGCATGTGTGCCTGGCTGCATAAGTGGTATACCCCAGGAGAAGCCTCTTTGGACGAGGTTTCTGTTGCATTTGTCGGACTGATCGAGCGTGGGTGTCTCGCCACGCGGGGGGCAGAGCACAAGGATCGTCTTGCTGACCGCTTGCGGCATGTCCAATCCCTAGTTGGCGATCTCGCCGAGTGCGCTGACCGGATGGAGTCGGCCAAGTCAGCCCACCGCCGCTAA
- a CDS encoding DUF1329 domain-containing protein, with product MIIVQFVRHLILVLCLAVLSPVWADSSAPLEALQASFHPYRAGVPQHAGITVGMTLDQHNSHLAASLLPAEVLQRLQASEFTITVQDTTDLPPRASYIAATTEQFLNVSLDGGFKINQYRGGRPFPLIDAADPSAGEKIAWNLRYRDVPDTMEMRGMMDGVSSSGAVDRSSTGRMRVRYGMDRVGDETNDPQWIAQGVRIKASFEALAPSDLEGNMRITTYFDDEAHPFSDLSYSPQSRRTRKGYVNMTARMGGGRYDILQEEQPPFFFTGYIHDYNWTYKGQQVMLMPGFLRAGRLEFGGKNNWYPTAPWELRHVMVLEVTPKGVHPYSKRTFYIDAQTYTPLCVLAYDPQGTFARLSLIVHGNPDFVPGSYGIRLPVPMGAAWVSLAQNQAYRMTVLDPTFDQNFSPRRFELMELLRKGK from the coding sequence ATGATAATTGTTCAGTTTGTCCGACATCTCATCCTCGTCCTCTGTCTCGCCGTGCTCTCTCCGGTCTGGGCAGACTCCTCCGCTCCGCTTGAAGCCTTGCAAGCGTCTTTCCATCCGTACCGTGCTGGTGTACCGCAGCACGCGGGCATCACTGTAGGGATGACACTGGATCAACACAACAGCCACCTTGCAGCGTCGTTGCTTCCTGCTGAGGTGCTCCAACGCCTCCAGGCCAGCGAGTTCACCATCACTGTTCAAGACACGACCGATCTTCCTCCCAGAGCATCCTATATCGCTGCCACTACCGAACAGTTTCTCAACGTCTCTCTGGATGGTGGCTTCAAGATCAACCAATACCGCGGCGGGCGTCCGTTTCCGCTCATTGATGCAGCCGACCCAAGTGCCGGCGAGAAAATCGCCTGGAACCTGCGCTACCGAGATGTGCCCGACACCATGGAAATGCGCGGGATGATGGACGGCGTTTCGAGTTCCGGGGCGGTCGATCGCTCCAGCACCGGCCGCATGCGCGTCCGCTACGGCATGGACCGCGTGGGCGACGAAACTAACGATCCCCAGTGGATCGCGCAGGGCGTGCGCATTAAAGCCTCGTTCGAAGCCTTGGCACCGTCCGACCTCGAAGGGAACATGCGGATTACCACGTACTTCGACGACGAAGCCCATCCCTTCAGCGACCTCTCCTACAGTCCGCAAAGTCGGCGCACGCGCAAAGGGTACGTCAACATGACGGCGCGGATGGGTGGTGGACGCTATGACATCCTTCAGGAAGAGCAACCCCCGTTCTTCTTCACCGGCTATATTCACGACTACAACTGGACGTACAAAGGCCAACAGGTCATGCTGATGCCCGGGTTTCTACGTGCTGGCCGCTTGGAGTTCGGAGGAAAGAATAACTGGTATCCCACTGCGCCGTGGGAGTTACGTCACGTCATGGTGCTCGAAGTGACTCCGAAAGGGGTGCATCCCTACAGCAAGCGCACATTTTACATCGACGCCCAAACGTACACGCCCCTGTGCGTGCTCGCCTACGATCCCCAAGGAACATTCGCCCGACTTTCTCTCATCGTCCACGGCAATCCCGATTTCGTGCCCGGCTCGTACGGCATCCGGCTGCCGGTGCCCATGGGCGCAGCCTGGGTCAGCCTCGCCCAGAATCAGGCGTACCGCATGACCGTGCTCGATCCGACCTTCGATCAGAATTTCTCGCCACGACGCTTCGAGTTGATGGAACTCTTGCGTAAAGGGAAATGA
- a CDS encoding CoA transferase, whose product MPGALSGYTIIDLTQGLCGPFGSMRLGDAGAEVIKIEPLSGDVARTMGPPFVGDESAVFLSLNRNKKSLALDVASFEGQNVLRRLVEKADVFLEDLGPGKAETLGFGYEQLRALNPTLVYCAISAFGEEGPLRDMPGAELVLQAMADYTNSLGSIGEPPVRLGSDVANLNTGIFASQAITAALFHRARKGEGQRVSVSMLATLLHMRGIMWTSMTDPDDWYGFHLDHYTKPPDHGYKTKNGHVYFGLRRGSSEDWDRLLISLGMVDALSDPRFANFGREATSIGRYAPEVKPMWEAGFKNMTSEEVVRLIHEFNGDAVSFTDYATLSAHPQIRELDIIREMEHPTAGPFKTIGPVWRFSETKAELRCPPPALGQHTEEILRDAGFGLEEIRRLQAAAVIR is encoded by the coding sequence ATGCCTGGTGCGTTATCCGGATACACAATCATCGACCTAACTCAGGGGCTTTGCGGGCCGTTCGGTTCTATGCGGCTGGGCGACGCTGGTGCCGAGGTGATTAAGATCGAGCCGCTCTCGGGCGATGTCGCTCGCACCATGGGTCCGCCGTTCGTTGGCGACGAAAGCGCGGTGTTCCTCAGTCTCAACCGCAATAAGAAAAGCCTAGCGCTGGATGTTGCATCATTCGAAGGCCAAAACGTGCTCCGCCGTCTGGTGGAGAAAGCCGATGTCTTTCTCGAAGACCTTGGTCCCGGCAAAGCCGAAACGCTGGGATTCGGGTATGAACAACTGCGAGCACTGAATCCCACACTGGTTTATTGCGCGATTAGCGCCTTTGGCGAAGAAGGCCCGCTGCGCGATATGCCCGGCGCAGAGCTGGTGCTGCAAGCGATGGCCGACTACACCAATTCCCTCGGGAGTATCGGCGAACCTCCAGTACGCCTCGGTTCGGATGTCGCCAATCTGAACACAGGGATTTTTGCCTCGCAGGCGATTACCGCCGCGCTCTTTCATCGGGCGCGGAAAGGCGAGGGGCAGCGTGTCTCGGTCAGCATGTTGGCCACGTTGCTGCATATGCGCGGCATCATGTGGACGTCGATGACCGATCCCGACGACTGGTACGGTTTTCATCTCGATCACTACACCAAGCCGCCCGATCATGGCTACAAAACCAAAAACGGTCACGTCTATTTCGGGCTCCGTCGCGGCAGCAGCGAGGATTGGGATCGTTTACTGATTTCCCTGGGAATGGTGGACGCCCTCAGCGATCCTCGCTTTGCCAATTTCGGTCGTGAGGCGACGAGCATCGGTCGGTACGCGCCAGAGGTGAAACCCATGTGGGAAGCGGGTTTCAAGAATATGACGAGCGAAGAAGTCGTGCGCCTGATCCATGAGTTCAACGGCGACGCAGTCTCGTTCACCGACTACGCGACACTCAGTGCGCATCCGCAGATTCGAGAACTCGACATCATTCGCGAGATGGAGCATCCGACAGCAGGGCCGTTCAAAACCATTGGCCCGGTGTGGCGTTTCTCCGAAACCAAGGCGGAACTGCGCTGTCCGCCACCGGCGCTCGGACAACACACGGAGGAGATTTTAAGGGACGCTGGCTTCGGGCTGGAAGAGATCCGGCGGCTTCAGGCAGCCGCCGTCATCCGTTGA